Genomic window (Methanobrevibacter sp.):
AACAGTCAGGTTCTTTTCTGACCAATAAATCGATAGTGTTGGTTTCACCCATCATATATCTTGGGTAACCTCTACAGTAGTCAACACCGAAAGCAAATCCACATTCGAATGCCATGAAAATGTTGAATCCGTTTACGTTAAAGTGACCTCTCATTGGAGTAAGACCCCATTTACTGTATTTGTTTAAGTCTTGAACCATTTTAATCGCAATATCAATGTTTCTTTGTTTTGATAAAGTGTGGGTTAAACCTAAACCGAAGAAGAGAACACCGAATTCTGCATTTTTCATTTCTTCAGCTAATTCGTAAATGTCTTCTTTAGGAATTCCGGAAATTACATCTTGATATAATTCTTTTCCTCTGAGTACAGCTCTAATAGCATTGTAGAAACCGTAGTCTCCGTTTTGTTCGAATCCAATCCATTTGTCGGAACATTTTGCAGTATCTGAGAATTTTGGATCCATAGTTACGACAGTTCTGTCGAATCTTCCTCTTTGTCTGAAGTATCCACGACAGAAAGCAGCGTATCTTGCTAAGTGTCTAGGGTGAGAGTTCATAGCGTTACTTCCAGAGTAAACAAGCATGTCTGCTCTGTTTTGAACTTCCCCTAAGGTTTGAATAGGGTATCCAGCGTTTTGTACAGCTTGGAGAGAAGGTCCGTGACAGATAGTAGCTTGGTTATCTAATACTGCACCAATGTATTCACCTAATGCTACTCCTTCTTTCATACATTCGGTTGAGGTTTCAGACCAACCGTAGAATACTGGTCTGATGGAATTAGCAATGTATTCAGCAGCTTTATCTAAAGCAGTATCCCAGTCAACTTCAGTGAGTTCTCCGTTTTCATCCCTAATCATTGGAACAAGTAATCTTTGATCCATATCTTCCATGATTTTACTTGCTCCTAATCTGCATGCGTGTCTTACAGCAACTACGTGATTATCTTTAACTAAGTAATCTAAATCATCACAGTTACAACCACAGAATGCACAGGTACAATCTTCAACAATGTAATCATAATCAGTTACAGGTGGTTCATAAGTCATGATCAATCAACTCCTTCCATTTACGTCCATGATAAACAGGCAATTCGCCTAAAGAATCCATGTCTTCAACAACATCGTCTTCTTCTTCATCAACATATTTTTTGTATACCCATCTCATTAAGTCAGCCATGAGTAAAACTTTTCTGTCAGTTTTTTCAACAGTACAGTGGATACCTTTGTAAGTAGGGTCAGAACAGCAGTAAGTATCATGACTTACAATAGTGTTAGCCCATGGACCTTTACAAATGAATACTGTACCTTCGTGAGGTGCGTCTCTTGATACTGCGCAGTTTACAACTACTTCACCAAAATCGGTTTTAACAAGAACAGTATCCCAGTTATTTACACCTAATTTTGCCATGTCTCTTGGGTCCATGTAACAAGTACCGGAAGCATTTTTATATTCTTCTTTTAAAGTGGATCCTCTTTTTTTACAAGCACCTTGGTAGATGTCTGATCCTGTGTTTAACATACATTTAAGAACATCTGTACTTCCTTCACCAGTAATTTTTACATCAGGCACGACAGGTTTTTCTAAATAAGTATTAGCATAATGCATTATATAATCCCCCTTATTCTAACCATATTGCGTTTACTGGGCAAAACATTTGACATGTTCCACACTTTTCACATTTTTCAGCACTGAAAAGTTTGATAAATCCATTTTCAACCATCATAATAACTTCTTCAGTCTTTGCACCATTACCACCAGCATTTTCAGGACTGATAGCTGCGTTAACAGGACATGCAATTACACAAATTCCACATCCTAAACAATTATCTTGATTAACTTTAAGTTCCATCCAATCACCTAGTCTTTAATAGCATCTAAAGCTTCTTTCCAAGTAGTAGAGTTAATAGGAGTGTGATCAACTTCAGTTCTTTTTACAGTAATAGCACCGTTAGGACATGCTTTTGCACATGCTTTACAACGTACACAGAATTCGTCGAAAGCAGTTACATGTTCCATTCTAGAACCAGGACCAGCAGATACAGGGAATGCTAAAGCATTACATTGACAGACATCTACACAAGCACCACAAGCTTGACATTTTTCATCGTCAACTTCAATACTACCTTCAAATGGTTTTTTAACTTTTGCTGCATCAGTAGGACATACTCCTTCACACCATCCGCAGTAAACACAGAGTTCTGAGTCAATGACAGAATTTCCAGTAACAACAGCATCTGAAGGATTTAAGTCATATTCACCATAGTTACATGCTCTACAAATTGCTTTGATAGCATTGGTAGGACAAGATTTTTTACATACAAGACAGTATACACATGCATCTTTGTCAATAACAATGGATTCCTTGCCGGTTTCGTGATCTACGATAATAGCTTCTGCAGGACATAATTCTTCACATACGCCACAGTAGATACATTCATCTTCATCAACATCAATTTCACCAGTTACTAAATCAGCACGGTTTGGTAATATTCTGTCGATGACGATTGCATCACGAGGACATGCAATTTCACATCTTTTACAGTAAACACATTCATCGTCATCAATTTCTGAGAAAGCAATATAGTGAGGATATGCTTCAATTTCTTTAATCGGTACGTCGTCAATAGTTAATACTAATGCATCAACAGGACATAATCCGCTGCACATACCACATAATACACATTTACTTTCGTCAATGCTTATTCTTTGAACATCAAAGTCTTCTTTGAAGTTTTGTGCAATTTTTTCATGTCCACTGAAGTAAACGTCATTTGAAATTCTGTGACGAGCATCGACAGCAATCGCGTTTAATGTAATTGCTTCAACAGGACAAGTAGATTCACAAATCCCACAACCTAAACAGACATGGTCGTTGAATGACAAGTTTCTAACTTCGTCTGCAGACCTTGTGATGTCAAAGTTATTGTCTTTAACCTCTTTTAAATTTCTAATCATATTTAATCTCCAAAATTTTTATAGAATTAGTTGGGCATTCATCTTCACAAAGCTGACAACCACAACATTGTATGGAGTCTGCATGCGCTTTTAATGACTCTAATTTAATAGCATTCATCGTACATGCATTTACACATAAGCCGCAACCAATACAAGAATCTTCCACCATTGCTTCAAAATCTCTTTCTCGGCAAATATTCACAATTTTACGACTCTTTTCCGGTTCATTAAATATAGCTTCAGTCATTTTTAAAAAATCTTTGGGAGACAAGTCGATGATTGTTCTTGCAACATCAATAGAGTTCCAAGACAGATTTCTACCATTTAAATAATGAGAAATAGTAGAACGATCAACACCCAGCTCATCAGCAATTTCTTGATGACTTTTTCCAGCATCTTTTAATTTGACGGCTGCCAAATATTTTAAACCAGATGCAATATGTTTCGGCATTTGAACCACCATGTGTAATGATTACACATATGTTTACTTATATAAATATAGTTACCTACTAGAATAAAGACACAATATTTATATATAACTGTGGTAAAGCTACACAATTTTTTTTTAAAAAATCAATTAAAAAAGTTAAAACAGCAAAATAAGAAAGTAAGACAGTATATTATGAAAAATAGAAAATAATTGAATTCAAATATCATAATAAAATTACATCATTCCTTTATTTGTGAAAAAAATAGAAAATATAATCATGATTAGTAATAAAAATTTAGGTAAAAAGTATTAAAGATTTGCTGAAAAATAAGAAAATGCATTTGGCGGAAATATGATGTGTAGTAACTACACATAACTCTTTTAGAAATTATTAATTAATAAAAAAAATAAATATATAATAATACTATAGGGGGAGAATAATGAAAATAGTATCTATTGTTGGAAAGAAAAATACAGGCAAAACATCACTAACTGTAAAAGTTATTGAAGAGCTCAAAAAAAGAGGCTATAACGTAGCATCCATTAAACATTCCCATCACACGATGGAAATGGATAAAGAGAATACGGATACCTGGAAACACAAGCAAGCCGGATCCAGTGTTGTGGTAGGTATTGGTTCTACAACCTTCTTTAACGTGAGAAAAGAAATGGATTTGAACAGACTGCTATTCTTAATAAAACATATGGACACTGTTGATTTTGTTGTAATTGAAGGATTTAAAAGATACAACTATCCGAAAGTCGCAACATCACCTGATGTAGTTGATGAATACACAATTAAAGAAGTTGATTCATTTTCAATTGATAATGAAGGAATAAAAGACCTGGCAGACATTATTGAAGAGAGATCCCATGATATTGTAGACACATTATTTGCAAACAACTGCGGTTTCAATAACGGTGAAGCCATTGCATCAGAGATTCGCTGTGGAAATCTAAGTGCTGAAGATTTGGATAATGTATCAAGTTATCTTTCAATTGATGGTAATGTAGTTGGCCTAAACAGGTTTGTCAGCGATTATCTAAAGCAGAATGTCCTTGGCGTTATCAATACATTGAATTTGGATGAATATAATGTTGAAGATATTTCAAACATTGAATTAATAATTCCGGGTGAACCCCTTAAACAAACCCCTATTGATGCAAAATGCACCATTCTAGTTAACAACAGGAATCTTGAAATCAATATGTTTGCAAACAACATAATTGCAAACTCCATAAAAGGAATGATTAACTCGATTAAAACAGAACCTGACGTGAAAAAAATCAATGTTGACATCACCAACATCAAAGGAGATGATTTGGAAAATGCCGACATTGAACTCAAAACAAATGGCCATGATGTGGAAATCAACAAATTCACTCAGGGAATATTGAAAGAAACTATTTTTGCAGTTGTAAACTCCCTAAAAATCGATGAAGAAATTGAAGAATTGAAAATAAAAGTGGAAGAATGATTATATGCTTGAAGATGTAGTTAAAGACAAATATAAAAGGCCAATTCTTTCACTTAGAATCACAATAACAAATAGATGTAATGAAAACTGCATATACTGCCATCATGACGGAATGGTTTCGTCAAAAGATGAAATGACCCCGGATGAATTATATCTGATAACTAAAATAGCTAAAAAAATTGGAGTTAGAAAAATCAGACTTTCCGGCGGAGACCCGTTGGTTAGAAAGGACATTGTGGAAATTGTTGAAAAGATTGCAAGTCTTGATTTTAAAGATATTTCCCTCACAACAAACGGAGTGCTGCTTGAAAAATATGCTGAAGATTTAAAAAAAGCTGGATTGGACAGAGTCAATGTCAGTTTAGATACTCTAAAAAGAGATACATATAAATTTGTAACCAATATGGATTATTTAAATGAAGCAAAAGCAGGGATACTAAAAGCTGTTGAAGTGGGATTGTATCCTGTTAAAATAAACATGGTAATAATGAAAGATATTAACGTTGATGAAATAAAAGACATGTTTATGTTCTGCAGACAGCACGGCATCATTCTTCAGCTGATTGAATTGATTGAAAGCGAAAATTGTGAGGATGATAAATTCAGCGATGAATATCACTATCCTTTAGACCCTATTGAAAAAACGTTAGCAGATATGGCTGATGATGTTTATGAACGCAAGTTTATGCAGGGCCGTAAAAAATATTACATTAACGATGGTGAAATCGAAATAGTCAGACCGGTAGATAACTCTAAATTCTGTGCAAACTGTTCCAGATTAAGGATTACACCAGACGGTAAAATAAAACCTTGTTTGCTTAGAAATGATAATCTTGTAGAATTGATTAATCATGTCAGAAATGGTAAAAGTGAAGAAGAACTTGAAGAAATCTTCATAAAGGGCATCAACAAGCGCGAACCATTTAACAAGGATTAATTCAATTATATTATTATTTTTTTGAAAAAATATATAACAATGTTATTTCAAACATTAAAAAAATAAAACGGATGAAAGGGAAGAACCCTTAAATCCATTTAGCTTTGGATACGTGATCAGTGAATGGAAGTGGATCATCACTGCCCATTCCTGGGATGTATCCGTAGATGTCTCTTACTTTGTTGTTTATAGTACTCCATACTTTAGCAACAGGGATTTCAGATGGACATACTTCGGAACATTGACCGCAGTTTGTACATGCATCAACCATGTGTACTAAACGAGTTAAGTGGAAGAATGGAGCTGCAGGAGTGTATCCACCAGGTACCCATTCAGGTCCTTCTGCTTCAAGACAGCAGTCTTCACAGAAACATAATGGACATGCTTCACGACAACCGTAACATTTCATACATTTGGAGAATTCTTCTTCGTACATGTGGAATACATCAATAATATCTCCAGTAGTACCTGCATAATCAACTTCTTTCTTCTCGGTGGACTCTTTGAGCATGAAGTTATTAATGTTTTCCCTAATTTTGATACCTTTTTCTTCAGGCGCGGTAGTTTCAATTAAACCAGCTTCAATAACTTTGTCTAATACTTCTGCACCTTTGTCGGAAAATACTTCTACGAAGGTAGCTTTTCCGGTTAAAGGACCAATAACTCCCCAGTTACCTAAAGCTAAGTCAGCGTTTGAAGGAATTTTAAGATTACATCTTTGACAGTTTTCTCTTCTACCCATACCTTGTTCTTCTAACTCACTGATAGCAATACCTTTTTCACCGTCAGCAGTTTCCATAATGAGTTTACCTTTAGAAATTTCCTCTTTGACAACATCTTTAGGATCTAATTCATATACATCTCTAATCATGTTCATGGTAGGAACAGGTGACATTGTTCCTCCACAATTTACACCAATCATAATCACGTTATCTTCGATGATTTTTCCTTTTTTCATTAATTCTCTGATGGTCATTGCATCACAAGGTTTACATGCAACTGCAAGTTTCATGTCTCTTGCACCATCTAAGTATTTGGATACGAATTTAGCAATGTTTAAAGTACCACAGTGAATTGATCCAGCAGTTTTAATAACATCTGCAGGGTCAGTTACGAGAATTGGAACACCGTCATAAATATCGTAACCTTCAGTTACACCTACTACACCGTCAACGATACCTTCTTCTAATAAGTATTTCATGATGGTAGTTACTACACCACCGTACTCTCCTTTTTCTTTGATATCTTCGATAGCG
Coding sequences:
- a CDS encoding formylmethanofuran dehydrogenase subunit B, with translation MTYEPPVTDYDYIVEDCTCAFCGCNCDDLDYLVKDNHVVAVRHACRLGASKIMEDMDQRLLVPMIRDENGELTEVDWDTALDKAAEYIANSIRPVFYGWSETSTECMKEGVALGEYIGAVLDNQATICHGPSLQAVQNAGYPIQTLGEVQNRADMLVYSGSNAMNSHPRHLARYAAFCRGYFRQRGRFDRTVVTMDPKFSDTAKCSDKWIGFEQNGDYGFYNAIRAVLRGKELYQDVISGIPKEDIYELAEEMKNAEFGVLFFGLGLTHTLSKQRNIDIAIKMVQDLNKYSKWGLTPMRGHFNVNGFNIFMAFECGFAFGVDYCRGYPRYMMGETNTIDLLVRKEPDCFMVIAADPGAHFPNGANQHLADIPVIQIDIHWGPSTELADVVLPGSFIGVECGGTSYRMDGVPIFMRKAIDKPETCRDDEWIVRELKERVMKLREEPNVAPKYVPNPNAL
- a CDS encoding molybdopterin dinucleotide binding domain-containing protein, yielding MHYANTYLEKPVVPDVKITGEGSTDVLKCMLNTGSDIYQGACKKRGSTLKEEYKNASGTCYMDPRDMAKLGVNNWDTVLVKTDFGEVVVNCAVSRDAPHEGTVFICKGPWANTIVSHDTYCCSDPTYKGIHCTVEKTDRKVLLMADLMRWVYKKYVDEEEDDVVEDMDSLGELPVYHGRKWKELIDHDL
- a CDS encoding 4Fe-4S binding protein, with translation MELKVNQDNCLGCGICVIACPVNAAISPENAGGNGAKTEEVIMMVENGFIKLFSAEKCEKCGTCQMFCPVNAIWLE
- the fwdF gene encoding tungsten-dependent formylmethanofuran dehydrogenase subunit FwdF; translation: MIRNLKEVKDNNFDITRSADEVRNLSFNDHVCLGCGICESTCPVEAITLNAIAVDARHRISNDVYFSGHEKIAQNFKEDFDVQRISIDESKCVLCGMCSGLCPVDALVLTIDDVPIKEIEAYPHYIAFSEIDDDECVYCKRCEIACPRDAIVIDRILPNRADLVTGEIDVDEDECIYCGVCEELCPAEAIIVDHETGKESIVIDKDACVYCLVCKKSCPTNAIKAICRACNYGEYDLNPSDAVVTGNSVIDSELCVYCGWCEGVCPTDAAKVKKPFEGSIEVDDEKCQACGACVDVCQCNALAFPVSAGPGSRMEHVTAFDEFCVRCKACAKACPNGAITVKRTEVDHTPINSTTWKEALDAIKD
- a CDS encoding 4Fe-4S binding protein; translated protein: MVVQMPKHIASGLKYLAAVKLKDAGKSHQEIADELGVDRSTISHYLNGRNLSWNSIDVARTIIDLSPKDFLKMTEAIFNEPEKSRKIVNICRERDFEAMVEDSCIGCGLCVNACTMNAIKLESLKAHADSIQCCGCQLCEDECPTNSIKILEIKYD
- the mobB gene encoding molybdopterin-guanine dinucleotide biosynthesis protein B yields the protein MKIVSIVGKKNTGKTSLTVKVIEELKKRGYNVASIKHSHHTMEMDKENTDTWKHKQAGSSVVVGIGSTTFFNVRKEMDLNRLLFLIKHMDTVDFVVIEGFKRYNYPKVATSPDVVDEYTIKEVDSFSIDNEGIKDLADIIEERSHDIVDTLFANNCGFNNGEAIASEIRCGNLSAEDLDNVSSYLSIDGNVVGLNRFVSDYLKQNVLGVINTLNLDEYNVEDISNIELIIPGEPLKQTPIDAKCTILVNNRNLEINMFANNIIANSIKGMINSIKTEPDVKKINVDITNIKGDDLENADIELKTNGHDVEINKFTQGILKETIFAVVNSLKIDEEIEELKIKVEE
- the moaA gene encoding GTP 3',8-cyclase MoaA; protein product: MLEDVVKDKYKRPILSLRITITNRCNENCIYCHHDGMVSSKDEMTPDELYLITKIAKKIGVRKIRLSGGDPLVRKDIVEIVEKIASLDFKDISLTTNGVLLEKYAEDLKKAGLDRVNVSLDTLKRDTYKFVTNMDYLNEAKAGILKAVEVGLYPVKINMVIMKDINVDEIKDMFMFCRQHGIILQLIELIESENCEDDKFSDEYHYPLDPIEKTLADMADDVYERKFMQGRKKYYINDGEIEIVRPVDNSKFCANCSRLRITPDGKIKPCLLRNDNLVELINHVRNGKSEEELEEIFIKGINKREPFNKD
- a CDS encoding Coenzyme F420 hydrogenase/dehydrogenase, beta subunit C-terminal domain; translation: MSAKINDMYYAYSAIEDIKEKGEYGGVVTTIMKYLLEEGIVDGVVGVTEGYDIYDGVPILVTDPADVIKTAGSIHCGTLNIAKFVSKYLDGARDMKLAVACKPCDAMTIRELMKKGKIIEDNVIMIGVNCGGTMSPVPTMNMIRDVYELDPKDVVKEEISKGKLIMETADGEKGIAISELEEQGMGRRENCQRCNLKIPSNADLALGNWGVIGPLTGKATFVEVFSDKGAEVLDKVIEAGLIETTAPEEKGIKIRENINNFMLKESTEKKEVDYAGTTGDIIDVFHMYEEEFSKCMKCYGCREACPLCFCEDCCLEAEGPEWVPGGYTPAAPFFHLTRLVHMVDACTNCGQCSEVCPSEIPVAKVWSTINNKVRDIYGYIPGMGSDDPLPFTDHVSKAKWI